The stretch of DNA AATATATCGATACAGCGTATTTTCACTGATGCTCTTCTGATGCTTTAAGGCAAGCTCACCGCTCACGACATTTGGAGAGGTGTGATCCGATAGGCTTTGCCTTAAATAACCGTCTATAAATGAGTCAATGCCTTTAAAAGCTTTTGACTTGCTGGCGACGGCTCTTCTTTCCTTAGCGATATTGTCAGCAGCACGTGAAGAGTACAAACCGTAAAAGTCATCTGGCGTGTTACGGCCTAATTCTCTGGATATTGACGACGGACTTCGCTCTAGTTCACGGGCTATAGCCCTCATTGATACGTTATCAGCTCTACGTTTTTCAATGTAGAACCTGTCCTCGGATGTTAGATGTAACGCCATTCCATCTCTCTTTAATCAAAACTATGAATAAACATGCTGAGAGGAGTATAAATCACTCAGCCTTCATAAGGTGACTAAGTGTTGCGTTTCATCTGGAGGATGGGGATTTAAAAGATAATGAAGGTGATTTAAGAGGCATTCTTTCTCGTAGCCCCCTAGCGTTCTTGAAGCATTTGTTTTTTGCAAAATCAACTAAGTTGATGCCGCCTTTATATGCTTTTTTACCATTCAATGATGCAGATAGAATCTTTGTGGTATTTTGAGAAGTAAAGCTATCATCGTATAAATTGTCATCAATTAAAAGTCGAAGGCTATACGATGACAATACCTTTAACTCTTCATCTCTAGAGCCACGAACTCCTGGAAACATAATGTCATCTCTACGAATTTCATCTCTAATTCTATCTAATACAAAAGAATTTGATTGCATTACCCCTAGGGCTGATATTATTAAATCATCAACTAACACCGTATCGATATCATCTCTATCTTCGTTAATAAAAACCCTATCGATGGTTTGCCAGCGAAAAGCGAGGTCGTCTCTATTCAAGGAGAGGTCTATAGACGTAACCCAATCAACAAAATCAGGATAAATTTCAGAAACTTCTTGTTGAGAAAGGTTTTCTTCAGACATTTATTTTACCTTTTTAATTATAGAATCATGTATAAGTTGCAATGAGTTATTATCTACAGCTCTATTAAAAGCTACTTTTTGTCTTTCCACTTCAGGAAGTTCCCATTCATCATTGGTTAGTAGATCAAGGGTATTAAGGATATCTCTTTTATCACTCCCACTTAATTTATAAAAGCTGTAAGAAAGCTCTTTTAAGTTGAGGGTTGCTTTGGGCTCTATTTTTTTTAAGTCAGTAATATCTTTTAATATATCATCAACATCTTGTGGGGGAAATGAGCTGTCAATTTCTTGTGATGCCTTAAAATCAGAGGCTTTAGATTTAAAAGACTTAGTGACAGAAAAAGTCTTTAATATAAAATCATTGTCACCAAAACGTTTTGAAATAAATTGCATAGGACTTGATTGTAGAACACGAACAATAACTTTTACGTCTATTAATGCTTTATTATCCTTGATGGTTTTTTGTTTCAGATCCATTATATTGTAACCAGGCTCGTAACCGGCTTCACCTCTGTCAGGATGTAGCGAAATAGCACTGACTCTTATACAATTATCACTAGAATCCCACCGGGAACGGTGTTTATGTCCAAATAGTTGGATCTGAATATGATTATCAAGTTGGTCCTTAATATCATCACTATCGATAAGCCAATCACAAGGATGGTGCATCATACTTAAATAAATTTGTCCGGGCTCTTGACGGAAGGATGTTTGGCGTCGATCTACAATAAGTTTACCTGTATTATCTTTGCTACTAGAGAATAGTGTAGTAG from Aliivibrio salmonicida LFI1238 encodes:
- a CDS encoding metallophosphoesterase, yielding MIRLLHFSDIHFKHPECLDLDTDPNTSIRDKLSSDIQEHCSKDGKNVDAILITGDIAFAGKQEEYEVAANWIDDLCSQTGCRKQNVYVVPGNHDVDRQAADGVVVDALRRQLSEIKSKTDRDSQFCKFLSDTSAGNSILHPMQNYNTFAARYDCGISPENTHWNQKIKISEDIELNLRGITTTLFSSSKDNTGKLIVDRRQTSFRQEPGQIYLSMMHHPCDWLIDSDDIKDQLDNHIQIQLFGHKHRSRWDSSDNCIRVSAISLHPDRGEAGYEPGYNIMDLKQKTIKDNKALIDVKVIVRVLQSSPMQFISKRFGDNDFILKTFSVTKSFKSKASDFKASQEIDSSFPPQDVDDILKDITDLKKIEPKATLNLKELSYSFYKLSGSDKRDILNTLDLLTNDEWELPEVERQKVAFNRAVDNNSLQLIHDSIIKKVK